The following is a genomic window from Prunus persica cultivar Lovell chromosome G7, Prunus_persica_NCBIv2, whole genome shotgun sequence.
CAAAGGTTACAAAGGACCACTAGGAAAGGTCTTAATAGGAAAGGTCGTCTTTGATTCGAGTGTGTGAGTTTGGTACCATCACCCTCTTGATAGGAAAGGtcttaaaacattaaaaaacaaaccagaTTTAAAGGTTTGGGCTAAAACGTGCTTTCGGCGCAATCAATCTCAACCCGATAAAAGCCATAGGCCTATAGCTGGTTGCCTAGGTGATAATCAGCAATCTGGGCCTAGCCCAACTATTAATTGTACAACTTATCACtccaaatatgaagaagaaacagaCAACtccttgttttcattttgaggGAAGCTTGAGCTTAGCAAGTGCAAGGCCATGTCACTCTCTGTAAACCCCCAATCCTCTAagcttttctctctcctccccgccaaacctctctctctcaccaccACACCTCACAAGCTCGCACCGCCCACAACCATAAAGTTTCAGAGAAAACTACACACACTCTTACCCTCTGTTAACTCTTCTTACTCCATTCAAAACGACTCTTTCGAAGAAGACCATGTAATCGGTGACTGCGTTGTCTTCGAAGAAGGCATATTCGACGACCCTTATCTCCAAAACAACACCAAAGTCGATACTTTTAACCCAACCAaagcaaaacccagaaaagcTATCGATGAAATTGGGTCTGAGAACTTGGTTCCGGACCAATGGAGAGAGGTACAAGCGGAGATTAACATAACGAAGAAAGAGAGGCGCAAGATAGCTCAAGAAGTGCAGTTTGGTACGAGGGTCGAGAAGCGGAAGAAGGGGTTAGAGCCCATaagggatttgaatttggaggAGTACTTGGCGTACAGAGAGGCCAAGTTGAATCAATTGAAGCCTCTTGTTTTGGATGACGCTTCAGGTTTGGCTCAGGTCGAGTATGCTAAAGCTAAGGAGTTGAAAGATAATGAAGGTAATGATGGGTCTTTGAGTGAGCGAGTGGCGCCTAAGAATCCAAGGTGGGCGGTTTATGGGAAGGGTCTGGAGGATGTTACTGAGTTCTTTAACAGTGAGCATTATGAGCCTGGTGCTAAGAAATCTGAAGGTGATtgctttcctcttttctctgttatatatttatactgaGCTTTCAGATGGGGCTGAGATTTTCTAGTATGTTCATGTGGGTTCTGTGAAATGCTGGTTTTAGCTTTGAGTTTTATTGAAAAGTAGTAAATTTTGGTATATAGGTCTAGGATAATGTAacaaagtataattttttttttttatactgcAGATAATCAAGCTCTCTTTTTAACCAATTTTTCAGACATGGACAATTTTTCCTAGGTTGAACTTGAATTggtctttttttgggtgtgtttgaTGGATATGGTCTGTGAAATATTGTTTGTTGCTTGAATGAACAGGACCCCGAAAGTTGTTTACGAAAGAGGAGAAGGCTATGCTAAATAAGCGAAAACCTGATATAGCTGCTGCCACCTCTGTAAGTGTCACTTGTGTTATGATCATTAATATGTAATGGTTTCTGTGTTTATTGTTAGATTGATTTTCGTTTTTCTCATTAGAAAATCATTCCTTAGTGAAACCCTTACTTGTTGTACCTTACGTAAATTTGAACATATACAGCTGCCCCCGCACACAATCACATTTTTGTAGTTCTAGTTCGATGAACTTGAAGGTTTTAACTTGATTTTGGTGTATTTGAAATCTCTTTCAGATCAAATGGCTACCACTTCACACTCTTGCTGCATCAGGAGAATTTTACCTTATGGATGCTTTATTGAAACATAATGCTGATATCAATGCTGTGGATAAGGTATATAAATGGCCACCTTTTCTATTGGAATGTTAACTGCAAAGATTgttctttccttttcattcTTGATTTGAGCTTTGGTTCATTGCTTTCCAGGATGGTTGGAATTCTCTTCGTAAAGCAATTCTTGGTAAAAATCAGGCCATCACGAACTATCTTTTAAGAGAATCAGCTAATCCGTTTATTCGTGATAAAGTGAGTAGATTACCTAGTGAATCTCCCAATCCAGTTTGGTTTTAGCGTTACTATTATTGTTCTAACTAAATGTTTATGTTGAAAACAGGATGGCGCCACCTTGATGCATTATGCTGTCCGAACAGCTTCCAGTCAAGCAATTAAAATTCTTCTGTTATATAATGTTGAGATAAACCTTCAGGACAATGTACGGATTATAATTTCCCATGCTTGCTTACACTTTGGTATGCAATATAAAGAAACAATTATTCAAAAAGTTTTACTTTGACTTTATAGGATGGATGGACACCATTACATCTAGCTGTTCAAGGCCGAAGAACAGATGTGGTGAGGCTTTTATTGATTAAAGGATCGGATAAGACATTGAAGAATAAGGTAACTTTTGAATGATTCCTTTAGCTTGTGTTTGTAGTGCATAAGTTTTCTGCATTTTGCACATGCTTGGTTGGATGCATAAAAGAAACTATGAGCGATTGCTTCTTGAACTGTCCTTCATATGATTTCTGCTCTCACGTGTCGTAGTTCGAGTCTAAGCACCTTATCGACATTCTGGTGTATGCTTTAGTTCTTATTGCCCTGACGTGCGACTGTAAGAATGATAGTTGATTGTAATGTAAGTCATCTATTTGTTGCAGGATGGTTTAACCCCTCTTGACCTTTGCCTCTATTCTGGTCAAGAAACAAGGACTTACGAGCTAATTAAGCTGTTGAAGCTTCTTCCCAAGCCACGCTAATTGGTTAATATTCGAACCACAAATATACCTGATCGGTGTTTCGGCTGCCCAAATGATCTGATGACAAGCCGGGGTTTGATCTATACCATAACTTTTACATAAAAGTTTCAGCATTTCAGATGATCATCCATCAGTCCAACTTACCAGTCACAAGAGCCAAGTGCCAACCACAATATCAACCAGGGAAGGCCtgtaattttgtaattgtttgtaattaaaaaatcatTGAAAAATCATTGTAgaatgcaaatttttttttttccttaaatgAGAAAATCCCATTAATAATTTGGGCCGGTTCATGTTATGCTTGAGTCTGCATCAGCATGGCACATGCCCAACACAATCAAATGGAGCTTGACACGAACAGGCATGACATCTATGCATGAAGAAGAGTGTGCTAGATCGTGGTGAAACAGAGTatcctctttgttttctttgggttCAGCGAGTATCCTAAACTATACGTCCTCACATTATGCCATGTGTCGTAACATTATCTCGTATTATTATGTAATACCTAGCGTTATGCCATGTGTCGTAACGATATGTCACATgtaaattcatttttaaaatcgtaACATCATATTGGATGGGAGATTAGAAGATAGGATTTCGGGAATAGGGGTAAACTCGTTCAATCACTTGAATTTTAAACTTGTTATACgcaattgttttttaattcaacATCGGTTTCGATATTTTGAGCTACAAATCTCTTGCTCGTAAtcctttctattttatttgatCTCGAAAGGGAGGGGTTAGGTTggaacaaaattataaaaattaattatgagTTCATCTAGTTTAATGACATTGACATATAATTGACTGGGGAGACAAGCACAGGATGGGCGTATCTTTGTCAAAATTCCCCTTGATAAAAGCGAACCGAAGTTGAGCCagcaaatgaaaagaagaaagcgcCATATTGTTGAAATCGAAAGAAACTCAACCAACTCTCTATTTTATCTGTTTcttcagctctctctctctctctctctctctctctctctctctctctgtacattgatatttcttcttcttcttctataatGATCGGAGCTCAATTTCATGTGACGGATCGCTCAGCTGCCATCCGTTCGATCCCAAGCACTTGGCCTGCTGCTAGTTCTGCTTCTTCCTCCTCGCTCCACTCGGTCTTCACGGTTCGATTAGGTTTCAGAACGACAGAACGGTGTCGTGGCCTCAAATCGATCGCCATTAGCTGCAACAACTCTTCCTCTCGTTCCAGATCCAGGAATGCCGATCACCACGATTACGATTATCTCCAAGCTTCTCTCCTCCTCTCAGGTCCCAACTCTCTCTGCACCACCTATGAtcacatacatatatgtataaatatacgTGTACGTATATTTCTATGTATCTGTAATAACTTTTtgaattgattttgatttgaatcTGTTAAATTCTTACTTTTTCGTCCAAAGATGAAGTCTTTACCTGTTTGTCCATATATTCTGttgatttttattgtttttaatttgttggttTCGAATGTTGCAGTGTAAAGTGAAGTAATTTGTTGCTAATTCAGTGATGGGGTGTGATGATCATGTTTTGAAGTTGTTGACTGTGTTAAATTAGTGCAGAAACTATATCTCACTACCGTATGCAAAAGCGAGGGTTTAAAGAAGAGACGAAATGGCAGTCCTCTGGTAAATTGCGTCCCTTTTCAGCTCAAGCAAACCGATCTCGAAACCTCTTTGATACCTTAGGCCGAAACTTTCTCCAGCGTTTCCAAAATCCCACGATTTTTCTCAAGATTTCTTGTGATGGAGACTTTTTGCTTCCAATTGTTGTAGGTATATAAAATTATGTACAGGAATATAAGTGTAATTTGAAGTGTCACATCCTCTGGTCACCAACTGTAACTTatctgatttttgtttttcaggtGAATTTGCCATAGAAAATCTCATCGATGCCCAATGGGGAGATGAGAATGGGGTAACTGTTTGAGTTCTGTAATTAAATGGGTTGCTTTCTTATGTAAAATGTACattgaccccaaaaactgGTCATTCTACAGGACTCCCCTGATCAATTCCAGTTTGTGAGTAATCTCGTCGGCAAACTTGGTTATCAAGTATgtagttaatttttttcccatgTATTAATTACTTTCTGAAGGGCCGAAGGCTTTTATCATTTGTCCTTTTCCTGCTTTAGCTACTCAGTTTATGTTTATTGCATGTCTATAAGGAAACCTAATGATACTAATAACTAGATTTTTAGAAAAAGTGAGTGGTGAGAAGGGAATGTATGTAAGCTTTTTGTCTTAAGAGGACATTCAGTTTTTTATCCAAGTTGATAGTGGGGTGTAAAACCATTCAGGTCATTCTCTTATTTTGTTGCTACCTCTTCAATTCCAGGTGACTATGGTGAGAATTACAGAAAGAGTGATGAATACTTACTTTGCCGGATTGTGTTTTAGCAAGGTGGTAAACCCTTGTGAGTTATGAACTAATATTTTAAGAAAGTGAAGCAACCTAATGACATCAAGGTTCCTATTATCTGCAGCCAGGGGAACACGAGGTTTTTAATGTGAATGCACGTCCGTCAGATGCCATAAATGTTGCACATAGAAGCAAGGTAAATGTCTTTCTTGCATTCATCAATACAAATGCTCATAGACTTTGTGTCCATGCGTGTTCCTGCTTCTTCATGGGCATGAAAAAAACTGTTACCTTTCTGTTGAAGTTCGCAAGATCTAAAAATCTATCACACATGCACATGATCATTTCTTTTGAAACTACTGCTAACTTTGTGTGACGCTTGCCATATGCAGGTGCCCATATGTGTAAATAAACAGATTGTCTTAACTGATGCTGTAAGAATCAGTTATGGGATGGGCCGAGTGCGTGATACAAAGTCTGTTTATGATGTATCTCTTGACAGGTATTGAGTTGTATTTTGTGCACCTCAAGTTTGTTTCATCAGTTAATTTCTGGTTCTAATCTTTagttaaattcttttcagtgCCGCAGATGGTCCCGattttttaattcaagaaCTTGAGTTGGTTAATAATATCAGTTTAGCTATTAAAGAGGAAAGATATAAAGATGCAGGTATTTTATGTACTGCATTTCTGATATACACAACATTTCTAGGTCACAttacttcttcttttcttcatcaatTTGCTTCTGATTGCCTGATGGTTTTACATATATTGGATTATTTATCAATTAACGAATGGATCCTGCAGCCATGTGGAGAGACAAACTAGTCAAGCTTCGCAAGTCAATTCAAGGGCCTTAACCAAATATATAAGGTTAATCCGCTTCTAAATAAGTTGATGCTTCTACGCACTGTTGGCATAGCAATTCATTATGGAGATTCTAGTGCAAGGAACACCTTTATGCATTATTGGATAATGAGagaacttttaaaatattgaatGTACAGCTACTGTAGAATATTGAATACTGCCCCCAAGTTTGTATATGTAAAACCATGTACTCAGATGGATACTTCAAACCATAAGCATGGTCAGCCTTCTTTGGAGATTCGTATCCACGGTTTGTAAATCTCAGCAAAGTGTTATATGACAAGAAAGAATGAAATTGCGTTCGTTTGAATCTAATTGAAACAATATATTGTTCTTTCTAAGATCTTTGGTGTATTATTAGATTTGTGCAATGCTTAATCTACTGGTATTTTGAGCTGACATTTGAAAGCTTAGTGTACTCTTAATCCTTGGCAACTACAGCTACAATGGGGGCTGAACTCGAAATTCGAAATATGTCATcaaattcttcaaattttgactctttcttttctctttttttattaattcattttcccaaattacaaatttagcGTCTTCTTAACTTCCTTACCCAAGGGACAGATGTTTGTTCAACAATTGTCACTCCAGTAACCTAAACTACATGCCACAACATGTATTTTAATGATCCAAAGAGTAGCCTTTGTATGCAAAAATGACCAGTAGCTATATTCTTCACCAATATGAACATGTACACTTTACAGACGAGAGAACAAAAATATGGATTAAAATAGCAACCAGCAACGAGAGTTGCAgtatgcattttttttaacgaCAAAGGTGGAGGCACTACAACTTATTAGAATTTCCACTACAAACTTTAATTCAGCCGTCTGCACATGGAAGGAATCCTTGGAGGCATCTGCCATCTGATCGGCATCTTCTCACCGTCTCCCCACAGAGCATAGGCTTCTTCTCCATGCGCAGCATCATCACCAATGTCAAGGTCCTCTTCCTTCATCCTAAGATCAACGATACGGCTGATCAAAATGCAAATCAAGCTTGTGACAACGACATTCCATACGATAATGAAAACTGCTCCAATGATCTGGTGCCCCATTTGTATGAGGCCATCTTTTGGTTTCCTATCAAGGATGCTGTACATTAAGCCTGGACCGTAATGGCTAGTCGGGTACATCATTCTCAGAAGGTTGGCTCGAGCAAAGAAGCCTGAGAGGAGACCCCCCAACAGGCCAGCCACGGCGTGGGTGTGAAAGGCCCCCAATGTGTCATCAACACTTTGGAAGAGGGCTGATCTTCTGTGCAATACCATCATGGTGTACCAAGGTATTGAACCAGACATTGCTCCCATTATTATTGCTGCCCATGGCTCCACAATCCCTGCGCAGGTAGATATTATTTGGTGGGATGCTGCAAAATTGCttcttcttacttttttaaatcaaaactCAGTTCATAAACATTCATAACCGTCATGTTTTTGTCTGGTTGTTTTACTTCAGTTCATAGAAAGTGACAAGCAGCTACCAAAAAACATGTTCTTGAAAGATATTTTCTACGGCCTTATGAAAGCAATGTTTATGCTATGTTTTCTTgccatatataatatataaatgtttCATTATCAACCTATTTGACACTAcactttaaaacaaaatggaCGAGAGATAGTTTGATAACATAACATGTCATGATTTTGTGCAAGAGAATGTCTTCATTCATTATGTGAATTGAGCAAGGACTAGTTTACCTGCACCAGGTGTGATGCAGACGAGGCCAGTGATCATCCCCTGGACCGCGCCGATCACGGAGCTTTTCTTGTACACTACCATATCAAGGGAAACCCACACCAAGAGGCTAGTGGCAGTGCATATATGGGTGTTGATAATGGCCAAAGATGCAATCAAGTTTGCTGCAAATGGAGAGCCACCATTGAACCCTGTCCATCCAAGCCACAAAAACCCTGCACCTCCCAACATGTGAATTATGTTGTTTGGAGGGAAATGTTGCCTGTCATGTGATTGCCTTGGTCCTACCTATATGATAGCAACATTCAATACTAAACCAccgccaaaaaacaaaacaaaaacaaagaaacaagtaTTATACATAGAAGGGTTTCGGGTGTCCATATCAATTACCCAATAAGCAGCAGTAAAACCAGCCACACCAGATGACAGATGAATCACATATCCACCAGCATAATCAATGATGTAGTTCTCAAGAAACCCTTTTCCCCAAATACTGAAAGCACCAACTGTGTAAGACAAGGTGAGCCACATTGGCACAAACAACATCCAAGCATAGAAGTTCATCCTCCCAAGCAAGGAGCCCCCAAGCAATATCACAGTAATGGcagcaaaaacaaattcatagTAGACATAATCAGCCATTGGAACATAAAAACCTCCATACTCATGGAGGAGAAACCTTCGGGTCAGAGCAAAAGCAGGCTTGCCCAATATTGGGCAAAATCTGGTACCAAATGACATGTTGTGAGCCCAAAGAACCCAACAGATGAGGACTGCAGCAAAGGCATATAGGGCCATGAAAGCTGAGTTTACAGCCCATTTCTTCTTCACCATGCTTCCATAGAGTATGACAAGGCCAGGAACACTCTGCATGCCTACCATGGTGGTTGCTATTAGCTGCCATCCATTGTCTCCTTTGTTGTTCCATCGTGGTGATGCTTCGTCTGGCAGGAGATTCACCGGGAGAACTCCGGAGTAATTGCTATAAGTCATCGAAAGTGGTATAGAGGAGGAGAGAAACTTTGGTGAAATTTTGGAATAGCTTAGCAGGAACAGCAAATATATAACAAAGTTATGAGTTGTTATTGCACTTTGTAATAATCTACAAGTTTGATTTCTTGTAGAAAAGTATATACTGAACACTCATTGCTGGCTGATGTTACAgattcaatttgaaaattttaaagcaGTAAGCAAGGGTACCATAATTTGGGTGCACTTAATCAAATTAGTTTTGCTTGGCCTCTGTCATTTGAGTTGTTGTTGCACTAACATTCTGAAAGCAACTTTTATTAGAAAACCTCAAAATTTTGATACTGTGTGTCTCCACAGTCCACATTAGCAAGAAGAGTTCCGTCAAATGGCTCCAAGAAGAGGCATAATTTGGATGTTGGCATGGGTTTGAATATGGCAGCTATTGCTTGGTGAAAATGtaagaatttttttgggtgtaaATTGATgggatttattttaaattacacctttgaatattcatttttgtttccCTTTTATCTCTTTGTGAGTGATTTCATTAGCTGGGACTGGGAGCGTGGAAAGCTATGGCCCATGGTATATTCTGCTTGGCCTCACCTTGAGAAAGAATCACAACTTGCAAATTGTTTaggaacaaataaataaaatacatctTGCATGCGTTTGCTTTAGCTTTGAACATATTGTTCCTTCCTCAAATTGCCTATAATGAACTGAGAGGCTTACACACACAACATTTACACAAGaatcaatattaaaaaattttaaaaacaaaaaaaacaaaagtctCTCAATTCTCCACACGAAACTTGTtgctttataatttatatgcatGGCTTAATCATGCAATacttctaatttttatttaaaatattaaaaaaagaataaaaacattTTCCAGCCATGAATTTCATGAACTGGGGAAGATTAGACCACCAAATGATATCCAAATTCTTCCTGACACTTGCAAACCTCCATTGATTTatacatgaaattaaaaaaccaatagagagagagagagagaaaaaaagaggaggaagaagaagaagaattaatGAAGGTTTCATTAATACTTGCCATATTTGTGCCAACAAAGAAGCATCACCACACACCTCCTAGCAATATAGAACCTGGACCTTTTCTCTCTGATCATGCTCCAACATCCTTGCCTCACTGCACacccaccacctccacctccacctccagatgaacttgaagaagaagacccaCCCAACCCTTTACGCCTCACTTGCTTTGATGTGCATTGACCCATAATCTGTCACCAAACCCTCCAAGCTACTTtgaaaagaccaaaaaaaaaacaaaacaaaacaaaacaaaacagaatgaTATATGGTACAAAGAATTGATCTAATTAACCCCAACCCAAAACAGAGCAAACCCAACAAAGATTTCTCATAAATTTTTACAGCTTAAACCTCAATTTGTTGCTCTGCTTAAGCAAGAAACTTTGAGATTTATGGTACAAAAGAAGTAAGCTAATACACCCCCAATCTAAACAGAGCAAACCCAACAAAGTTTTGCCATATCTTTGCTGCTCAGCCCACATCAGCCAGGGTTATAAAAACCCATAAGAAAACCACTTCATGATGTTCTTCGTGTCAACCACTtgtctatctctctctctctctctctctgactctGTTTTTGTCTTCTCTGTGTTTTTGTTCCCATGAATATTATGAATTGACAAATTAATTGCCAAAAAGCAaaggtttttagttttattttataattctgTTGTTGTTACGTTTCCTCGCATAAGACGATCCATCCGACGGCGGTGGTTTAATCGAGACCACTCTTGCGGTTTTGTCGTCCACGTTTCCTGTTATGATTGGATCATTACTCAACCGCTGTGTTAAGCAAAAGGTTTGATTGTTATATTGGTTATGGACTTTTTACTCgaataataatatttccttttaatttcaGCTCGAATTAACAATTCCTAGACAATTATGAGTTGCAGCAACCCAGTTGGTTTTGGAAAGGTAATTTATTGGGTGGAACAGCCTTTGTTTAATTGGATAAAAGGTAATTTACATTAACCACTTCACGGTTAATCTAAACAcaataatatcaaaatttacaacaacaaaaaagaattaatacggaaaataaattataaatgaatgtttaggttttctttcttgcatttagagaattatttgaagaaagggaagaaaaattaTAAGAGAGAATCAAAGGAGAAGAGTGGGGTTCCACAAGTAAGTCATCTCGGCTCCAGATTGTGAATATGCCCTAACGCTGATGGTGAGAGTAGCCAATCTCCCTCTAAATTTTTCTaaatcaaaaaggaaaagagtaGAGGTCATCCCACCATGGATGATGTTGCATAACAGCTTGTGGCGTTCATATTTTGtggtttaataaataaaatagaatgCTATTGAAAACCATAATTGAGATTTCTgagttttgttgttgttaataATAGGGCACTTTATCAAATAATTCCTACCAAATTCGAGTCTAGTAAGGGACTTTTGTTCCAATAAAATAAGTTAATTgacttttgtttatttgggtCATGCACTGTGTTTTCTTCCAAGCCGCATATGCTATTCACATTTCGATTGTCAAGGGAATGGCAATAATCCCCActagaagaaacagaaaaatataaattagcaAATAACTTCAAAGTTCAGCAATAGGCATTTGTGGCATCATCAAGCTACCTGTACTCTACAAACCCAATGGGACAAGTAACAACCAACATGACATGATCACCCTAAGGACCGACACCATCGTCTCCACCTTGTAGAACTACGAGATCACCCTAAGGACGCCTTTGGCATTCAGGGGTTGCAGACCGatcataaaaccttttatttttttttcataaatatgAAAGTTCTACGTACGATTCGTCTCCTTATGCATCTAGGAGTTGCCGACCAATCATTAAatcctttatctttctcacaaatatgaaagttCTACGTATAATTCGTCTATCATAaggattattatatataacacAAAATTTCTCTATCAATTCATTCAATCTTAACTTTTCAGTCTCTCATTCTACCTCGAGAACTAAAACAAATTACAATCCTCTCATTCCGCCTAAAATTTGAATCATTGTTCttattatgtatttattatgtATTGTGAGTGCGACGTGGTGCCTACGCCCAAACCGTACATCATGAAATATATATCTAACTAAAATTATGAATTCCTTTCTTGTCTTTCATGGGACGATCTCATAGGCCAATTTTGCCGCGTCCATCGCTTTCACTCGTTTTCAAAGCTCCATCTCAGCGTACAAAAAGGTGGcgacgttttttttttcttttttcagtaaATGATTTATTATACTTGAACAATTCCAGTTTGTATCCACAATTTATaatagggagattcactattatactcaatatgggggcccaaattataaaaatatcctatataaaatggactttaaaaacacacccaaagtccatttacaacataacaaaaaagcttttaactttttataaattacaaaactgccattaatttcttaaaacaagcccaaccccaaaatctcataaaaatactcaaagcactcaatagggcatcaaagtaatttaataatcaatattaaattcaataaggccaactatcattttttgg
Proteins encoded in this region:
- the LOC18769563 gene encoding ankyrin repeat domain-containing protein, chloroplastic, translating into MSLSVNPQSSKLFSLLPAKPLSLTTTPHKLAPPTTIKFQRKLHTLLPSVNSSYSIQNDSFEEDHVIGDCVVFEEGIFDDPYLQNNTKVDTFNPTKAKPRKAIDEIGSENLVPDQWREVQAEINITKKERRKIAQEVQFGTRVEKRKKGLEPIRDLNLEEYLAYREAKLNQLKPLVLDDASGLAQVEYAKAKELKDNEGNDGSLSERVAPKNPRWAVYGKGLEDVTEFFNSEHYEPGAKKSEGPRKLFTKEEKAMLNKRKPDIAAATSIKWLPLHTLAASGEFYLMDALLKHNADINAVDKDGWNSLRKAILGKNQAITNYLLRESANPFIRDKDGATLMHYAVRTASSQAIKILLLYNVEINLQDNDGWTPLHLAVQGRRTDVVRLLLIKGSDKTLKNKDGLTPLDLCLYSGQETRTYELIKLLKLLPKPR
- the LOC18769207 gene encoding bifunctional nuclease 2 isoform X2, with the translated sequence MIGAQFHVTDRSAAIRSIPSTWPAASSASSSSLHSVFTVRLGFRTTERCRGLKSIAISCNNSSSRSRSRNADHHDYDYLQASLLLSETISHYRMQKRGFKEETKWQSSGKLRPFSAQANRSRNLFDTLGRNFLQRFQNPTIFLKISCDGDFLLPIVVGEFAIENLIDAQWGDENGDSPDQFQFVSNLVGKLGYQVTMPGEHEVFNVNARPSDAINVAHRSKVPICVNKQIVLTDAVRISYGMGRVRDTKSVYDVSLDSAADGPDFLIQELELVNNISLAIKEERYKDAAMWRDKLVKLRKSIQGP
- the LOC18769207 gene encoding bifunctional nuclease 2 isoform X1, which translates into the protein MIGAQFHVTDRSAAIRSIPSTWPAASSASSSSLHSVFTVRLGFRTTERCRGLKSIAISCNNSSSRSRSRNADHHDYDYLQASLLLSETISHYRMQKRGFKEETKWQSSGKLRPFSAQANRSRNLFDTLGRNFLQRFQNPTIFLKISCDGDFLLPIVVGEFAIENLIDAQWGDENGDSPDQFQFVSNLVGKLGYQVTMVRITERVMNTYFAGLCFSKPGEHEVFNVNARPSDAINVAHRSKVPICVNKQIVLTDAVRISYGMGRVRDTKSVYDVSLDSAADGPDFLIQELELVNNISLAIKEERYKDAAMWRDKLVKLRKSIQGP
- the LOC18769306 gene encoding ammonium transporter 3 member 1 yields the protein MTYSNYSGVLPVNLLPDEASPRWNNKGDNGWQLIATTMVGMQSVPGLVILYGSMVKKKWAVNSAFMALYAFAAVLICWVLWAHNMSFGTRFCPILGKPAFALTRRFLLHEYGGFYVPMADYVYYEFVFAAITVILLGGSLLGRMNFYAWMLFVPMWLTLSYTVGAFSIWGKGFLENYIIDYAGGYVIHLSSGVAGFTAAYWVGPRQSHDRQHFPPNNIIHMLGGAGFLWLGWTGFNGGSPFAANLIASLAIINTHICTATSLLVWVSLDMVVYKKSSVIGAVQGMITGLVCITPGAGIVEPWAAIIMGAMSGSIPWYTMMVLHRRSALFQSVDDTLGAFHTHAVAGLLGGLLSGFFARANLLRMMYPTSHYGPGLMYSILDRKPKDGLIQMGHQIIGAVFIIVWNVVVTSLICILISRIVDLRMKEEDLDIGDDAAHGEEAYALWGDGEKMPIRWQMPPRIPSMCRRLN